The following is a genomic window from Candidatus Hydrogenedentota bacterium.
TAAACACGCGGTGTCGTCTACTCTCGCATCTCGTCAGGGTCTACGTACGCGGCACTCGCGGCCAACAGGACTTGCCCAATGAAATAAAGTGGCAATCCGATTTGGCCATTTATGGCTTCTTGCTTGCCGAAACTGCCTCGTGCCACACAAATGTCCGAAACGTAAAACGCCAGCGCCCCCACAATGATCAGGATGAATCCGGGCTTCTGCCAAGTGCCGAAGGAAAGCGCGAGCATTACGGAGATCACTGCGGTGTACGCAACTACAGGCACTCTCAGATTCGGTGCGACATTGGGCCACAGCGCCGATATCAGAAGGGCCGCAGGCAGGACCAGCACGGCCAGCCCTCCCAATGCGATGTCCTTGCGGCTGTCGTATTGCCAGAACGCTACTGTGTAACAAACGTGTCCGATGAGAAAGCTGATCAGGCCCGTAACGAAACTCATCTGGCTTCCGTTCAATAGAAAGAAATCGCCCCACCACGAGAAGGCAAGGCCTGCCAGCAGCCATCGTCCGTAGACGGTCTGGGTGGCTCCGGCAAGCAGCGACGTGATGATGAACCCCGATGACGCCGCCATCTTGAGCGCGGCGAAATTGACGTTATGGCCAAACGTACAGACGAGCGCAAGCACGGTTGTCGCCAGGCCCGCCAGCCATACTCTTAAGGCAAGTCCCGAATCTCCATCGGCAAGACTGGACCCCATGCTGTTCTTTTGCCAAGACATGCTTCCGCAAACTCCTCGTGCATGCCGGGTCATGTTCGA
Proteins encoded in this region:
- a CDS encoding lysoplasmalogenase yields the protein MSWQKNSMGSSLADGDSGLALRVWLAGLATTVLALVCTFGHNVNFAALKMAASSGFIITSLLAGATQTVYGRWLLAGLAFSWWGDFFLLNGSQMSFVTGLISFLIGHVCYTVAFWQYDSRKDIALGGLAVLVLPAALLISALWPNVAPNLRVPVVAYTAVISVMLALSFGTWQKPGFILIIVGALAFYVSDICVARGSFGKQEAINGQIGLPLYFIGQVLLAASAAYVDPDEMRE